In Vicinamibacterales bacterium, the following proteins share a genomic window:
- a CDS encoding VOC family protein produces the protein MTSCIATSVIDAHRPEVVAQFWCDVLGWWVVEAEPGIVSIGPSDGSWPTIDVIAVPESKSVKNRLHLDLRADGTTTAQELERLLALGARRTDVGQGPDASWVVLSDPEGNEFCLLSRTVAEASAGPVS, from the coding sequence ATGACAAGCTGCATCGCCACGAGCGTCATCGACGCGCACCGACCGGAGGTCGTCGCGCAGTTCTGGTGCGACGTCCTCGGGTGGTGGGTCGTCGAGGCCGAGCCCGGCATCGTCAGCATCGGCCCGTCGGACGGCTCGTGGCCGACGATCGACGTCATCGCCGTCCCGGAGTCGAAGTCCGTCAAGAACAGGCTGCACCTCGACCTCCGGGCCGACGGCACGACGACGGCGCAGGAGCTCGAGCGTCTGCTGGCCCTGGGCGCGCGCCGCACCGACGTCGGTCAGGGCCCGGACGCGTCGTGGGTCGTGCTGTCCGACCCCGAGGGCAACGAGTTCTGCCTGCTGTCCCGCACGGTGGCCGAGGCGTCGGCGGGCCCGGTGTCCTGA